In Virgibacillus sp. NKC19-16, a single genomic region encodes these proteins:
- a CDS encoding carbamoyl phosphate synthase small subunit — MRKRQLVLEDGTVFIGESFGSEKVTTGEVVFNTGMTGYQEVISDPSYCGQIVMMTYPQVGNYGINRDDFETISPFIHGFIVKEVCDYPSNFRSEEGLDSYLKANDIPGITGIDTRKLTKVIRQSGTMKAMITTMDDFYEVAVERLQNMPMQRDQVQQTSTVKPYVVPGRGMRIVLVDFGMKHGILRELTKRNCHITVVPYNYGTENILRLKPDGIMLTNGPGDPKDVPEAIEMIRNLLGEIPIFGICLGHQLLALACGGDTEKMKFGHRGSNHPVKDVKTLKTYMTSQNHSYAIREHSLENTDLEVTQFALNDHTIEGIRHAIHSAFSVQYHPESSPGPEDTSHLFDDFIQMIKHDQVKKEDAYA; from the coding sequence ATGCGTAAACGACAATTGGTTCTAGAGGACGGCACGGTCTTTATTGGGGAAAGCTTTGGAAGTGAGAAAGTGACAACAGGGGAAGTTGTTTTTAATACAGGGATGACAGGCTATCAGGAGGTGATTTCTGATCCTTCTTATTGTGGTCAAATCGTGATGATGACCTATCCGCAAGTAGGGAATTATGGTATTAATCGAGATGACTTTGAAACAATTTCCCCATTTATTCATGGATTTATTGTGAAGGAGGTATGTGATTATCCATCCAATTTTCGTAGCGAAGAGGGTTTGGATAGTTATTTAAAAGCAAATGATATACCGGGTATTACCGGGATTGATACAAGGAAATTGACAAAAGTTATTCGTCAATCGGGAACAATGAAGGCGATGATAACAACGATGGATGATTTTTACGAGGTAGCGGTTGAACGTCTCCAGAATATGCCCATGCAAAGAGATCAGGTTCAACAAACATCAACGGTTAAGCCATATGTGGTGCCAGGGCGTGGGATGCGTATAGTTCTAGTCGATTTTGGGATGAAACATGGTATATTACGTGAACTGACAAAGCGTAATTGTCACATAACAGTTGTTCCTTACAACTACGGCACAGAAAATATTCTCCGATTAAAACCAGATGGCATTATGCTGACGAATGGTCCTGGTGATCCAAAAGATGTACCCGAGGCCATTGAAATGATTAGGAATTTGCTTGGTGAGATCCCAATATTTGGAATTTGCTTGGGTCATCAATTGCTCGCCCTGGCATGTGGGGGAGACACGGAAAAAATGAAATTTGGACATAGAGGTTCTAACCACCCGGTTAAAGATGTTAAAACGCTTAAAACATATATGACATCGCAAAATCACAGTTATGCGATTAGAGAACATTCTCTGGAGAATACTGATTTAGAAGTAACACAATTTGCATTGAATGATCACACGATTGAAGGGATAAGACACGCCATTCACTCGGCCTTCTCCGTGCAGTATCATCCAGAGAGTTCACCAGGTCCGGAAGATACGAGTCATTTATTTGATGATTTTATCCAAATGATTAAACATGATCAGGTTAAAAAGGAGGATGCATATGCCTAA
- a CDS encoding dihydroorotase, which yields MKTVLKNAKRLLAADEMEICDILIEGRKIKQIAANISEDADEVINCNENLIVPGFIDVHIHLREPGGERKETIASGTKAAARGGFTTVCAMPNTNPVPDNVSTIETLLEKIKQDAVVRVIPYAAITKNLKGKSLTNIAEIANKEVFAFTDDGVGIQTADFMLQAMKQAAACGMPIVAHCEDNSIVYGGVLHDGKVSAALDLPGIPSISESVQIARDVLLAEAASCHYHVCHVSTKESVRIIRDAKKAGIHISAEVTPHHLLLNEESITADDANFKMNPPLRAKEDQQALLEGLLDGTIDFIATDHAPHTKNEKEIGFLKAPFGIVGLETAFSLLYTKLVKTNQVTLKQLVDWLTIKPAEVFHMPYGTLEENVVADITLIDLQRETIIDKESFHSKGKNTPFHNWKVRGLPILTIAEGKIAYKEDINA from the coding sequence ATGAAAACAGTATTGAAAAATGCGAAACGGCTATTAGCAGCTGACGAAATGGAAATATGTGACATATTAATTGAAGGTAGGAAAATTAAACAAATCGCTGCTAATATTTCAGAGGATGCGGATGAGGTGATCAACTGCAACGAAAATTTAATCGTACCTGGGTTTATTGATGTACATATTCATTTACGAGAACCCGGTGGCGAACGTAAAGAAACCATTGCTTCAGGGACAAAAGCAGCAGCCCGAGGTGGTTTTACAACCGTTTGCGCGATGCCTAACACAAATCCAGTGCCGGATAATGTGTCTACAATAGAAACTCTTTTAGAAAAAATCAAGCAGGATGCCGTTGTTCGTGTGATTCCCTATGCAGCCATCACGAAAAACTTAAAAGGGAAATCATTGACGAATATAGCGGAAATTGCCAACAAGGAAGTGTTTGCTTTTACCGATGATGGAGTGGGGATCCAAACGGCAGACTTCATGTTACAAGCTATGAAGCAAGCAGCTGCCTGTGGTATGCCGATCGTAGCACATTGTGAGGATAACTCGATCGTTTATGGAGGTGTCCTCCATGATGGGAAGGTAAGCGCGGCGTTAGACCTGCCGGGGATACCCTCTATAAGTGAATCCGTACAAATAGCCCGTGATGTGCTGCTTGCTGAGGCGGCAAGTTGTCATTATCATGTCTGTCATGTGAGTACCAAAGAGTCTGTGAGAATCATTCGTGATGCAAAAAAAGCTGGTATACATATAAGTGCTGAAGTAACGCCACATCATCTATTATTAAATGAGGAATCTATTACGGCAGATGATGCTAATTTTAAGATGAACCCGCCACTTCGGGCAAAAGAAGATCAGCAAGCATTATTAGAAGGATTATTGGATGGGACGATCGATTTTATTGCAACAGATCATGCGCCACATACAAAGAATGAGAAGGAAATAGGTTTTCTAAAAGCCCCTTTTGGAATTGTCGGGCTTGAAACAGCATTTTCATTGCTTTATACGAAACTTGTAAAAACGAATCAGGTTACGCTAAAACAATTAGTTGATTGGCTGACGATTAAACCTGCTGAAGTGTTTCATATGCCATATGGTACGCTTGAAGAAAATGTAGTGGCAGATATCACCTTGATAGATTTGCAAAGGGAAACAATAATTGACAAAGAAAGCTTTCATTCCAAAGGGAAAAATACTCCTTTTCACAACTGGAAAGTTAGAGGTTTACCGATTCTAACAATTGCTGAAGGAAAAATTGCTTACAAGGAGGATATCAATGCGTAA
- a CDS encoding dihydroorotate dehydrogenase has protein sequence MTNLAVDLPGLRLKNPIMPASGCFGFGREYSDFYDLGKLGAVIMKAATGSERFGNNTPRVAETASGMLNAIGLQNPGVDKIIESEVDFLSNYDMPIIANVAGSTIGEYEKVAAAFNQTKHVHALELNISCPNVKEGGIQFGTDPNMAANVTKMVKQASNLPVYVKLSPNVSDIVAMAKAVEAAGADGLSMINTLSGMKIDPSSKRPLLANKTGGLSGPAIKPIAIRMVYEVKQQVSIPIIGMGGVTNAEDVLEFLLAGASAVAVGTANFQNPFICPELIDELPKILTKYGFLSVQDAIGKGAILYE, from the coding sequence GTGACCAATTTAGCAGTTGATTTACCTGGTTTGAGGTTGAAAAATCCAATTATGCCTGCGTCCGGATGTTTCGGATTCGGGCGCGAGTACTCCGACTTTTATGATTTAGGCAAATTAGGTGCGGTTATTATGAAGGCAGCAACCGGAAGCGAACGATTTGGCAATAACACACCTCGTGTTGCTGAAACAGCTTCCGGTATGCTGAATGCAATTGGGCTGCAAAATCCTGGAGTTGATAAAATCATCGAATCCGAGGTTGATTTTCTATCAAACTATGATATGCCGATTATTGCAAATGTAGCCGGTAGTACAATAGGAGAATATGAGAAGGTGGCAGCAGCTTTTAACCAAACTAAGCATGTCCATGCACTGGAATTAAATATTTCCTGTCCCAATGTAAAAGAAGGGGGTATCCAGTTTGGTACAGATCCTAATATGGCGGCCAACGTAACTAAAATGGTGAAACAGGCCAGTAATTTACCTGTATATGTGAAACTATCACCCAATGTGTCTGATATTGTTGCAATGGCGAAAGCGGTAGAAGCGGCTGGAGCGGATGGATTGTCCATGATTAATACATTGTCGGGGATGAAAATCGACCCATCGAGTAAGCGACCATTATTAGCTAATAAAACAGGGGGTTTATCTGGTCCGGCAATTAAACCGATTGCTATACGCATGGTTTACGAAGTGAAACAACAGGTTTCCATTCCGATTATAGGTATGGGTGGGGTTACCAATGCGGAGGATGTACTGGAATTTCTTTTAGCAGGTGCAAGTGCGGTTGCAGTAGGTACAGCTAATTTTCAAAATCCGTTTATTTGTCCGGAATTAATCGATGAATTGCCAAAGATACTAACGAAATACGGATTTCTTTCCGTGCAGGATGCAATTGGAAAGGGGGCTATTTTGTATGAATAA
- a CDS encoding class I SAM-dependent methyltransferase — MKEKEYVQHVFSKNKDAYVTSSTHSTGSDLPLITKWLKPQPNMTIIDIATGGGHVAKQLSPYVDSVIATDITREMLENTALHLTSFTNIDYVVADAEDLPFLDNAFDIATCRIAAHHFPNPEKFISEVHRVLKPNGDFLLIDNVASEKPEYDVFYNSLEKMRDYSHVRSLKISEWKQLISQNNLSIVDQQLRKKTLPYEAWINRTMDTKESMDQVSSFIINAPEELQHYYQIEIADEMIQSFTIDEWIVLCKKK; from the coding sequence ATGAAGGAAAAAGAATATGTTCAACATGTATTTTCAAAAAATAAAGATGCCTATGTTACAAGTAGTACCCATTCTACCGGCAGTGACCTACCTTTAATAACGAAGTGGTTGAAGCCACAACCCAACATGACTATTATTGATATAGCGACAGGTGGAGGTCATGTGGCAAAACAACTTTCACCCTATGTAGACAGCGTAATTGCCACTGATATAACCAGGGAAATGTTAGAGAATACAGCTTTGCATTTAACTTCTTTTACAAATATAGACTATGTAGTTGCAGATGCAGAAGACTTACCATTTCTGGATAATGCCTTTGATATTGCCACATGTCGAATTGCAGCACATCATTTTCCTAATCCTGAAAAATTTATCAGTGAAGTGCACCGGGTTCTAAAGCCTAATGGTGATTTTTTGTTAATAGATAATGTTGCTTCTGAGAAACCGGAATATGATGTCTTCTATAATAGCTTAGAAAAAATGCGTGATTACAGCCATGTCCGCTCTTTGAAAATTTCTGAGTGGAAACAGCTTATCAGTCAAAATAATTTATCCATTGTGGATCAACAGCTAAGGAAAAAAACATTACCATATGAAGCGTGGATAAACAGGACAATGGATACAAAAGAATCCATGGATCAAGTAAGCAGTTTTATAATAAATGCACCTGAGGAATTACAACATTATTATCAAATAGAGATCGCTGATGAAATGATTCAATCTTTTACAATTGATGAATGGATAGTTCTATGTAAAAAGAAATGA
- the pyrF gene encoding orotidine-5'-phosphate decarboxylase, with protein MNKSIYLALDFPTWADSKQFLESNNLQGSPVKVGMELFYREGPYVIEKLKENNHPIFLDLKLHDIPTTVMKAMRNIAKLEVDMVNVHALGGSEMIRSAKEGLDIGGSNGHQTKLIAVTLLTSMDNETMNSELLLPGELDKNAVHFAEFAKQNGADGVVCSVYEARQMKAACGSSFLTVTPGIRLKQASSDDQKRIATPNFARENGSDVLVIGRSVTKAADPYQAYKQVVKEWQHGIKT; from the coding sequence ATGAATAAATCTATTTATCTGGCATTGGACTTTCCAACCTGGGCAGATTCCAAGCAATTCTTGGAATCGAATAATCTCCAAGGTAGTCCAGTAAAAGTAGGTATGGAGTTATTTTACCGCGAAGGGCCATATGTGATCGAAAAATTAAAAGAAAATAATCACCCGATTTTTCTTGATTTAAAATTACACGATATTCCCACGACTGTCATGAAGGCGATGAGAAATATTGCTAAACTTGAAGTAGATATGGTGAATGTTCATGCACTGGGTGGAAGTGAAATGATCAGAAGCGCGAAAGAAGGACTGGATATAGGTGGCAGCAATGGTCATCAAACAAAATTAATCGCGGTAACCCTACTTACTTCCATGGACAATGAAACAATGAATAGTGAACTTTTACTGCCAGGTGAACTTGATAAAAATGCCGTACATTTTGCAGAATTTGCGAAACAAAATGGAGCAGATGGTGTTGTTTGTTCGGTATATGAAGCAAGGCAAATGAAAGCAGCATGTGGATCTTCTTTCTTAACGGTAACGCCAGGTATTCGGTTGAAGCAAGCAAGTTCGGATGATCAGAAGCGAATTGCAACACCTAATTTTGCGCGGGAGAATGGCTCTGATGTACTTGTGATAGGGAGAAGTGTAACCAAAGCAGCCGATCCATATCAAGCATATAAACAAGTAGTGAAGGAGTGGCAACATGGAATTAAAACATGA
- the carB gene encoding carbamoyl-phosphate synthase large subunit, with product MPKNYSIQTILVIGSGPIVIGQAAEFDYSGTQGCQALREEGYTVILANSNPATIMTDHTVADKVYMEPLTMEFLSKIIRKEKPDAILPTLGGQTGLNLAVALEESGILSTYDVKLLGTSLEAIQKAEDREQFRDLMRELNEPVPESSIINSVEQACDFAAKLEFPLIVRPAYTLGGTGGGMCFNKAELMEIARNGIALSPVNQCLIEKNIAGLKEIEYEVMRDKNDQAIVVCNMENVDPVGIHTGDSIVVAPSQTLSDREHQLLRNASLKIIRALGIEGGCNVQLALDPNSFDYYIIEVNPRVSRSSALASKATGYPIAKIAAKIAVGLTLDEIINPITGTTYAMFEPALDYVVTKIPRFPFDKFVTGDRNLGTQMKATGEIMAIGRNVEESLLKGIRSLDSNAEELWLASLLGVTDEDIKFRLKKADDERIFVLAEALRRGMTIEEIFQLTKIDRFFIMKIENIIKLEKELATTKFSNELLWKAKMLGVSDTQIARLWNTSADEIYEQRRSEKITPVYKMVDTCAAEFESRTPYFYSTYEEENESIRSDRKKVLVLGSGPIRIGQGIEFDYATVHSVLAIQEMDYEAIIMNNNPETVSTDFSISDKLYFEPLTLEDIMHVIEIEQPEGVIVQFGGQTAINLAAGLKRRGVRILGTNLNAIDRAEDRDKFELLLDELELLRPNGKTVRKLDQALEVAKSIGYPVLVRPSYVIGGSRMEIVYDDEELRAYLAKSKTINQEHPILIDKYITGIEVEVDAISDGDTVIVPGIMEHIERSGVHSGDSIAVYPPQRMSKSVKQKCMDATTKIARKLQVKGLINIQFIIQHNDVFVLEVNPRASRTIPFLSKITGAPMAKLATKCILGIKLADLGYKTGILPENDDVSVKVPVFSFDKLRSVDTILGPEMKSTGEVIGYDKTLEKALYKGLIASGLSVPRVGAVLLTVADKDKQEVLEIADRFHKLGFQLYATKGTAVSIRNSGIPVIDVAKIGNAEPNVLSIIENGHVQFVVNTLTSGKQPRSDGFMIRREAVEHGIACLTNLDTANAILRVIDSTTFSAKPMINKEAVRL from the coding sequence ATGCCTAAAAACTACTCGATTCAAACAATTCTAGTGATCGGTTCAGGTCCGATAGTGATCGGCCAGGCAGCAGAATTTGATTATTCGGGTACACAGGGCTGTCAGGCACTAAGAGAAGAGGGGTATACCGTCATTCTTGCCAATTCGAATCCTGCAACGATTATGACCGACCATACTGTAGCGGACAAGGTCTATATGGAACCATTAACGATGGAATTCTTAAGTAAAATAATCCGAAAAGAAAAGCCGGATGCAATCCTGCCAACATTGGGTGGACAAACTGGACTCAACTTGGCTGTAGCACTTGAGGAATCGGGGATTTTATCAACTTATGATGTAAAGCTGTTGGGTACTTCTCTGGAGGCCATTCAAAAGGCAGAAGACCGGGAACAATTCAGAGATTTAATGCGGGAATTGAACGAACCTGTACCTGAGAGTTCCATTATAAATTCGGTTGAACAGGCATGTGACTTTGCAGCTAAACTAGAGTTTCCATTAATTGTGCGTCCTGCCTATACGCTCGGTGGTACAGGTGGCGGCATGTGTTTTAACAAAGCAGAATTAATGGAAATAGCGCGTAACGGTATAGCATTATCACCAGTAAACCAATGCCTTATTGAGAAGAACATCGCAGGATTAAAGGAAATTGAGTATGAAGTAATGCGAGATAAAAATGATCAGGCAATTGTTGTTTGTAATATGGAAAATGTTGATCCAGTAGGTATTCATACAGGAGATTCGATCGTGGTCGCACCCTCCCAAACATTAAGTGATCGAGAACATCAGCTACTCAGAAATGCTTCGTTAAAAATTATTCGTGCACTTGGAATTGAGGGTGGCTGTAACGTGCAATTAGCGCTTGATCCAAACAGTTTTGATTACTATATCATTGAAGTTAACCCACGGGTAAGCAGATCATCTGCATTGGCATCAAAAGCGACAGGTTATCCGATTGCCAAAATCGCAGCGAAAATAGCGGTTGGTTTAACATTGGATGAAATTATAAATCCGATAACCGGAACAACATATGCAATGTTCGAACCCGCACTTGACTATGTTGTTACCAAAATTCCGCGATTTCCATTTGATAAGTTTGTCACTGGTGATCGCAATCTAGGAACGCAAATGAAAGCAACCGGAGAAATCATGGCGATTGGAAGAAATGTTGAAGAATCGCTTTTAAAAGGAATTCGGTCACTTGATAGTAATGCAGAAGAACTTTGGTTAGCTAGTTTATTGGGTGTAACAGATGAAGACATCAAATTTCGTTTAAAAAAAGCCGACGATGAGCGGATATTTGTCTTAGCAGAGGCCCTACGAAGAGGGATGACAATCGAAGAGATTTTTCAGTTAACGAAAATAGACCGTTTTTTCATCATGAAAATAGAAAACATTATTAAATTGGAAAAGGAATTAGCTACAACTAAATTTTCAAATGAACTATTATGGAAAGCAAAAATGTTGGGTGTTTCCGATACACAGATTGCACGGTTGTGGAATACGTCCGCAGATGAAATTTATGAACAACGACGATCAGAAAAAATCACACCAGTATATAAAATGGTAGACACTTGTGCAGCTGAATTTGAATCCCGGACCCCATACTTTTACAGTACATATGAAGAAGAAAATGAGTCTATTAGATCTGATCGGAAGAAGGTTCTTGTGCTGGGATCGGGTCCTATACGCATTGGTCAGGGAATTGAATTTGATTACGCCACCGTTCATTCTGTATTAGCCATACAAGAAATGGACTATGAAGCCATCATTATGAATAATAATCCGGAAACCGTTTCTACAGACTTCAGTATCTCTGACAAGCTTTACTTTGAGCCACTTACGTTGGAGGATATCATGCATGTCATCGAAATCGAACAGCCGGAAGGAGTAATTGTACAATTTGGCGGGCAAACAGCGATAAATTTAGCTGCAGGGCTAAAACGCCGAGGAGTACGTATTTTAGGAACAAATTTAAATGCAATCGATCGTGCAGAGGACCGGGATAAGTTTGAGCTGCTTTTGGATGAACTGGAATTATTGCGGCCAAATGGAAAAACCGTTCGTAAGCTTGATCAAGCACTGGAAGTAGCAAAATCAATCGGATATCCTGTGTTGGTTCGTCCATCATATGTTATTGGCGGAAGCAGAATGGAAATTGTCTATGATGATGAAGAACTACGAGCCTATTTAGCAAAATCTAAAACCATCAATCAAGAGCACCCAATTTTAATCGATAAATATATTACAGGTATTGAAGTAGAAGTTGATGCCATAAGTGATGGGGATACAGTGATTGTACCAGGGATTATGGAACATATTGAACGTTCCGGAGTTCATTCCGGAGATTCCATTGCCGTTTATCCGCCACAGCGAATGAGTAAATCCGTAAAGCAAAAGTGTATGGATGCCACAACAAAAATTGCTCGCAAGTTACAGGTTAAGGGACTAATTAATATTCAGTTTATCATTCAGCATAATGATGTATTTGTTCTTGAAGTAAACCCGCGGGCAAGTAGAACGATTCCATTTTTAAGCAAAATAACCGGGGCCCCGATGGCTAAATTGGCTACGAAATGCATTTTAGGAATAAAGTTAGCTGATTTAGGTTACAAGACAGGTATTTTGCCGGAAAACGATGATGTATCTGTGAAAGTTCCTGTATTCTCATTTGATAAATTACGCAGTGTGGATACCATTCTTGGACCGGAGATGAAATCTACTGGTGAAGTAATCGGTTATGATAAAACGTTGGAAAAGGCTCTATATAAAGGGCTAATTGCGTCCGGTCTTTCCGTACCACGTGTTGGTGCTGTTTTACTAACAGTGGCTGACAAAGACAAACAAGAAGTGCTTGAAATAGCAGATCGTTTTCATAAATTAGGATTTCAATTATATGCAACAAAAGGGACAGCTGTTTCCATAAGGAATTCTGGAATACCGGTAATCGATGTAGCAAAAATTGGTAACGCGGAGCCGAATGTTCTATCCATTATCGAAAATGGCCATGTGCAATTTGTCGTGAACACGCTAACTTCAGGGAAACAACCACGTTCAGACGGATTCATGATTCGCAGGGAAGCAGTAGAACATGGAATTGCCTGTTTAACTAATTTAGATACAGCGAATGCAATCTTGCGTGTGATCGATTCAACGACGTTTAGTGCGAAGCCAATGATAAACAAAGAGGCAGTACGGTTATGA
- a CDS encoding dihydroorotate dehydrogenase electron transfer subunit has translation MRKEIMYIQSSKSIALDTVEMVLKNNYISQTAVPGQFLHVFVEGHTLRRPLSIADVDREKETVTILFKKTGSGTKQLATCQEGMTLDVLGPNGNGFNMDNKEGSSILLIGGGIGVPPLYYLGKTLVGQNMKVISILGFQSAESVFYVEKFQSLGETWMVTNDGSYGEKGFVTDVFDKIEAFDRYYSCGPIPMLQAITKKLEHKQGYISLEERMGCGVGACLACVIPKANNRGYKKICKDGPVFHAKEVTL, from the coding sequence ATGAGGAAAGAAATAATGTATATTCAATCATCGAAGTCTATTGCACTAGACACGGTAGAAATGGTATTGAAAAATAATTATATTAGCCAAACTGCTGTACCTGGTCAATTTTTACATGTATTTGTTGAAGGTCACACATTACGCAGACCACTATCAATTGCAGATGTAGACAGAGAGAAAGAAACGGTCACCATCCTATTCAAAAAGACAGGTTCCGGAACAAAACAACTGGCAACGTGTCAGGAAGGAATGACACTTGATGTGTTAGGCCCTAACGGAAATGGATTTAACATGGATAATAAAGAAGGCTCCAGTATTCTGCTAATAGGTGGGGGAATCGGAGTCCCACCACTTTATTATCTTGGAAAGACATTAGTTGGTCAGAATATGAAAGTTATTTCTATATTAGGATTTCAATCAGCTGAAAGTGTTTTTTACGTAGAAAAATTCCAATCACTCGGAGAAACATGGATGGTTACAAATGATGGCTCCTATGGTGAAAAAGGATTTGTTACAGATGTTTTTGATAAGATTGAGGCTTTTGATCGTTACTATTCCTGTGGTCCCATACCAATGCTACAGGCCATTACGAAAAAATTAGAACATAAACAGGGGTATATTTCATTAGAGGAGCGGATGGGCTGCGGTGTTGGTGCATGTTTGGCCTGTGTCATACCTAAAGCGAATAACCGTGGTTATAAAAAAATTTGTAAAGATGGTCCTGTTTTTCATGCTAAGGAGGTGACATTGTGA
- the pyrE gene encoding orotate phosphoribosyltransferase: MELKHELARDLLAIKAVQINTQAYFTWTSGIKSPIYCDNRLSMSHPRVRRKISEAFTQIIENMEVTPDVIAGCATAGIPHAAWLSEKLNLPMVYVRSKPKGHGKENQIEGKMEKGQKVLVIEDLISTGSSSIEAAIALRNEGAEVIGVLAIFTYGLQKSIQQFSTKNLPVQTITGFDQLVDALVEDNKIEETEKSELVAWRNALGT, encoded by the coding sequence ATGGAATTAAAACATGAATTGGCAAGAGATTTGTTAGCTATTAAAGCAGTACAAATTAATACACAAGCATATTTTACATGGACTTCAGGAATCAAATCACCTATCTATTGTGATAACAGGTTAAGCATGTCACACCCGCGAGTACGCAGGAAGATTTCAGAAGCATTCACCCAAATCATTGAAAATATGGAAGTTACGCCCGACGTGATTGCGGGTTGTGCTACGGCCGGCATCCCCCACGCAGCGTGGCTATCTGAGAAGTTAAACTTACCTATGGTTTACGTTCGTTCCAAGCCAAAGGGGCATGGGAAAGAAAATCAAATAGAAGGAAAGATGGAGAAGGGACAAAAGGTACTTGTGATCGAAGACCTTATTTCCACCGGGAGTTCATCTATTGAAGCCGCAATAGCGTTAAGAAATGAAGGTGCAGAAGTAATTGGCGTTTTAGCAATTTTTACATACGGATTACAGAAGTCCATTCAGCAATTTTCCACTAAAAATCTACCAGTCCAAACGATTACAGGGTTTGACCAATTAGTAGATGCTTTAGTCGAAGATAACAAAATAGAAGAAACGGAAAAAAGTGAATTAGTAGCCTGGCGAAATGCGTTAGGGACATGA
- a CDS encoding DegV family protein, with protein sequence MRRIILSTESGADLPEDLATKHGVQVVAMHVIMDGRDYLDGALPVEDIFDYYERTKKIPSTTSTNSNEYHDFFTKIREDFPDCIIVHIGYTSKASSSFQNAVIASENFEDLFLIDALNVTGGLAAIVMYAVNLLEKEPAIEPVRLIEKIEAIIPKSRLAFVPGSLEFLKAGGRVSNVAYLGGALLKLKPRIELVEGKLVSTKKYRGKMSIVTENLMQDYLNQYNIDREQLYFQYSIGLDASIKQRMDEIAKENGFENVTWIQAGAMISTHAGPGGFGIAGLEV encoded by the coding sequence ATGAGAAGAATTATTTTATCGACAGAAAGTGGAGCAGATTTACCTGAGGATTTGGCGACTAAACATGGTGTTCAAGTGGTTGCGATGCATGTCATCATGGATGGACGGGATTATTTAGATGGCGCGTTACCCGTAGAGGATATTTTTGACTATTATGAGCGAACAAAGAAAATACCTTCCACTACATCCACTAATTCCAATGAATACCATGATTTTTTTACGAAGATAAGAGAGGATTTCCCTGATTGTATCATTGTTCACATTGGCTATACGTCAAAGGCATCTTCTTCTTTCCAAAATGCGGTGATCGCCTCAGAGAATTTTGAGGATCTCTTTCTCATTGATGCTTTGAACGTAACAGGTGGATTAGCTGCTATTGTTATGTATGCTGTTAACTTGTTAGAGAAAGAACCTGCGATTGAACCTGTTCGTTTAATAGAAAAAATTGAAGCAATCATTCCTAAATCAAGGCTGGCTTTTGTCCCCGGCAGTTTAGAATTTTTAAAAGCAGGTGGACGAGTAAGCAATGTCGCTTATCTCGGAGGGGCTTTATTAAAATTAAAACCACGCATTGAGTTAGTTGAGGGAAAACTTGTTTCAACTAAAAAATATCGTGGCAAAATGAGTATTGTCACAGAAAACCTTATGCAAGATTATTTAAATCAATATAACATTGATAGAGAGCAACTTTACTTTCAATATTCAATAGGACTAGATGCAAGTATCAAGCAGCGGATGGATGAAATCGCTAAAGAAAATGGATTCGAAAATGTAACATGGATTCAAGCTGGTGCGATGATTTCCACGCACGCTGGACCTGGGGGCTTTGGAATAGCGGGATTAGAAGTTTAA